The DNA region CCGGGTGGCGGCGGCGCACGCGGGCGGCAGCCTCTTCCTGCCCCGCCCCTTCAGCGCGGCCGAGCTGGTCTCCGCGGTGGAGCGCTTCGTCTCCGCGCGCCGCCCCGACAAGGCGCGCATCGTGGTGCTGGACGACGACGCGGACGCCACGCGCGTGCTCACCGGCGCGCTGCAGGCCGACGGGCACGAGGTGAGCGCGCTGAGCAACCCCCACCGCCTCCTGGAGATGCTCAGCGGCCTGCGCCCGGACCTGCTGCTGATGGACGTGATGATGCCGGGGCTGGGCGGGCTGGACCTCTGCAAGATCCTGCGCTCCATGCCCGAGTGGCAGGAGCTGCCCATCCTGCTCGTCACCGCGCAGACGGACGTGGCCTTCCGCGTGGCGGCCTTCCAGGCGGGCGCGGACGACTACCTGGCGAAGCCCGTGCTGCGCGAGGAGCTGCTCGCGCGCGTGCGCGGCCGGCTGGAGCGCGCGCGGCTCGCCCGCGAGCTGCGCGAGCGCGACGCGCTCACCGGGCTCCCGCTGCGCCGCCCCTTCCTGGACACGCTGCGCGGCCGGCTCGCCGAGGCGGGCCGCAGCAACACCCCCGTGTCCCTGGCGCTCATCGACCTGGACCGCTTCAAGGCCATCAACGACACCTACGGCCACCTCTCCGGAGACCAGGTGCTCGGGCGCTTCGGGCGCCTGCTCGCCGCGCGCTTCCGCAAGGAGGACGCGCGCGGGCGCTGGGGCGGCGAGGAGTTCGTGGTGGCGCTCTATGGAGAAGGCCCCGAGCGCGCGCGGGACATCCTCGCGCGCAGCGGCGCGGAGTTCGCCCGGCTCGTCTTCGAGGGCGAGGGCGAGGCGCGCTTCAGCGCGACCTTCAGCGCCGGCATCGCCACCTTCCCCGCGGACGGCGCCACCGCGGAGGACCTGCTGCGCGCGGCCGACGCGCGGCTCTACCGGGCCAAGGCGCTGGGCCGCAACCGGATCGAGATCGACTGAGCGATGCGCGAGGCCGCTCCACCCCCAGGCGACGCGCGCGAGCTGCGCGAGCTGCGCACCTTCTTCGACAACGCCTTCGTCGGCGTGACGAGCGCGGACGCCGAGGGGCGCCTGCTGCGCTTCAACGCCGCCTTCGCGCGGCTGCTGGGCTACGGGCCCGGGGAGGAGGGGGAGCTGCTGGGCCGCACGCTCGCGAGCCTCAGCCACCCGGACGAGCCGCACGCGCTGCTGCTGCCGCGGCTGCTCGCGGGCGAGGCCGAGGGCCTGCGCGTGGAGAAGCGCTACCGGCGGCGCGACGGCAGCTGGGTGTGGGCGCGCGTCTCCGCCTCGCTCGCGCCCGCGGGGCCCGGCGAGCCCCGCGTCACCGTGGGCGTGGTGGAGGACATCACCGAGGAGCGGCGCACCCGCGAGGCGCTGCGCGAGAGCGAGGCGCGGCTGCGGCTGCTGGGAGAGGCCTCCTTCGAGGGCATCGTCGTCAGCATGGGCGGCTACATCCGCGACACCTCCCCGGTCTTCGACCAGATGTTCGGCTACGCGCCCGGCGAGCCCCTGGGCCTGCCCATCACCGCCATGGTGGTGCCCGAGGAGCAGGAGCGGGTGGCGACGCTCGCGCGCGCGGACACGCGCGAGGCGTACGAGACGGTGGGCGTGCGCAAGGACGGCACGCGCTTCGCGCTCGAGGTGCGCGGCCGCTCGCTGGAGCTGGGCGGTCGCACCGCGCGGCTCGCGGCGCTGCGCGACGTGAGCGAGCGCAAGCGCGCCGAGACGCTCAAGGACCAGCTCATCAGCACCGCGAGCCACGAGCTGCGCAGCCCGCTCACCGCCATCCGCGGCTCGCTGCAGCTGCTCTCGGGGCTGGGCGGCATCGGGGCGCTGGGCCCGCAGGAGCGCGAGCTGCTGGAGATGGCCCAGCGCAACACCAGCCGCCTGCTGCGCCTGGTGAACGGCGTGCTGGACGTGGAGCGGCTGGAGAGCGGCGCCACCCTGCTCGAGCGCCACGCGGTGCCCGCGCGAGAGGTCGTCTCCGCCGCGCTCGAGCTCACCCGCGCCTCCGCGGACGCCGCGGGCATCCGCCTGGAGGTGGAGCCGAGCAGCGCCGTGGCCTGGGCGGACCCGGACCGCCTCACCCAGGTGCTGGTGAACCTGCTGGCCAACGCGGTGAAGTTCTCCCCCGCCGGCAGCACCGTGCGCCTGGGCACCGTGCAGGAGAGCGAGCGCGTGCGCTTCTGGGTGCAGGACGCAGGGCGCGGCATCCCCGCGGACCGCCTGGAGAGCATCTTCGAGCGCTTCGTGCAGGTGGACGCCTCGGACGCGCGCGAGAAGGGCGGCAGCGGGCTGGGGCTCGCCATCGCGCGCGCCATCGTGCACCAGCACGAGGGGCGCATCTGGGTGGTGAGCGCCGTGGGCGAGGGCAGCACCTTCCACTTCACGGTGCCCACCGCCGCGAGCGCGCTCGCCCGCTCCGGCTAGCAGGCCGCCAGGTGAGCCCCCGCTAGGACATGGCGTGTGTCTCTCGTACGCCTGGAGGGCGGACAGTCGTTCACTGAACGGGGTCGCAGGCTGAAAAAAGGCGCGTGTTCGAATGTTCAGGCGCGGTGCGTGAGACTGCCCCTCCCAGAGGGAAGGCCCCCCTTCCCCCCTCCCCGACCCTGAAAAAATGACCTCACGCCGCGCGCGGCGAACGAAGCCCGGACACCCCCCGCGGGCCCACCGCGCACCCCCTGAGCTCTCTCCCCCTCCCGCTTCGAGCAGCACGACTCCTCAAGGAGCCTCCCCCGTGGACGAGAAGAACCCCGCGAAGAACACCCTCAAGCGCCCTGCCGTGAAGAACGGCAACGGCACCGTCCATGCCGCTCCGCCCGCTGCCGATAAGCCCGAGCGCAAGGCGGCCGCGCGCCCCGCGAAGCGCAACGTGGCCGCTGGCGCCTCCGGCGTGGTGGTGAACGAGCTGCTGCCCCCGCCCAGCGAGGAGCTGCAGCTGCGCTCCCTGCTGGACGCGATGGAGGCCGCGAACCTCGGTGACTTCAAGCGCCGCCTTCCCGTGTACGGCACCCACCCGCTGGTGGACCGGCTCGCGGAGGCCTTCAACACCGGCGTCAGCCTCAACGCCGCCCTCACCCACGAGATGGTGCGCGTGGAGCGCGTGGTCGGCCGCGAGGGCCGCATGACCGAGCGCGTGAACCTGGGCAACGTGAGGGGCGACTGGGCCACCAGCGTCAACTCCATCAACGCGCTCATCGGCGACCTCGTGCAGCCGACCACGGAAGTGGCCCGCGTGCTCGTGGCGGTGGCAGAGGGCGACCTCAGCCAGAAGATGGCGCTGGAGATCGACGGGCAGCCCGTGAAGGGCGAGTTCCTGCGCATCGGCACCACGGTGAACGCGATGGTGGATCAGCTCTCCGCGTTCGCCGCGGAAGTGACCCGCGTCGCGAAGGAAGTGGGTACGGAAGGAAAGCTGGGCGGTCAGGCGGAAGTGCAGGGCGTGAGCGGCGTGTGGAAGGACCTCACGGACAACGTGAACGTCCTTGCAGGCAACCTCACCGCGCAGGTGCGCAACATCGCCAAGGTGACCACCGCGGTGGCGAAGGGCGACCTCTCGCAGAAGATCACCGTGGACGTGCGCGGCGAGGTGCTCGAGCTGAAGAACACCATCAACACCATGGTGGACCAGCTCAACTCGTTCGCCGCGGAAGTGACCCGCGTCGCGAAGGAAGTGGGTACGGAGGGGAAGCTCGGTGGACAGGCCGACGTGCAGGGCGTGTCCGGCGTGTGGAAGGACCTCACGGACAACGTGAACTTCATGGCCTCGAACCTGACCACCCAGGTGCGCGGGATCGTGAAGGTGGTGACGGCCGTCGCCGGTGGTGACCTCAGCCAGAAGCTGGAGGTCCCGAGCAAGGGCGAGATCGCCGCGCTGGGCAAGACGCTCAACAACATGACCGACACGCTGGGCGTGTTCGCGCAGCAGGTCATCAGCGTGGCGCGCACGGTGGGTGTCGAGGGCAAGCTGGGCGCCCAGGCGGAAGTGCCGGGCGCCGCCGGCATGTGGCGGCAGCTGACGGACAACGTGAACCTGATGGCGAACAACCTGACCAACCAGGTGCGCAACATCGCCGAGGTGACCACGGCCGTTGCGAAGGGCGACCTCTCCAAGAAGATCACGGTGGACGTGAAGGGCGAGGTGCTCGAGCTGAAGAACACCATCAACACGATGGTGGACCAGCTCAACTCGTTCGCGGGGGAAGTGACCCGCGTGGCTCGCGAGGTGGGCACGGAAGGGAAGCTCGGTGGTCAGGCGCAGGTGCCCGGTGTCTCCGGTACCTGGAAGGACCTCACGGACAACGTGAACCTGCTCGCCGGTAACCTCACCACGCAGGTGCGCAACATCGCCGAGGTCACGACCTCGGTCGCGA from Aggregicoccus sp. 17bor-14 includes:
- a CDS encoding PAS domain S-box protein, coding for MREAAPPPGDARELRELRTFFDNAFVGVTSADAEGRLLRFNAAFARLLGYGPGEEGELLGRTLASLSHPDEPHALLLPRLLAGEAEGLRVEKRYRRRDGSWVWARVSASLAPAGPGEPRVTVGVVEDITEERRTREALRESEARLRLLGEASFEGIVVSMGGYIRDTSPVFDQMFGYAPGEPLGLPITAMVVPEEQERVATLARADTREAYETVGVRKDGTRFALEVRGRSLELGGRTARLAALRDVSERKRAETLKDQLISTASHELRSPLTAIRGSLQLLSGLGGIGALGPQERELLEMAQRNTSRLLRLVNGVLDVERLESGATLLERHAVPAREVVSAALELTRASADAAGIRLEVEPSSAVAWADPDRLTQVLVNLLANAVKFSPAGSTVRLGTVQESERVRFWVQDAGRGIPADRLESIFERFVQVDASDAREKGGSGLGLAIARAIVHQHEGRIWVVSAVGEGSTFHFTVPTAASALARSG